From the Planktothricoides raciborskii GIHE-MW2 genome, the window AGCGATGGATTTGATGATTTAACAATTGAAACAGAAATCCAACATTCTAACGATAAAATATGTCCTGGGCCGTCTTATTTTGTCTTTGGCACTCCGGCTTATCAAGGCGGTCAACTCATTAAAGGGAATGAGGGCAATGATAACATCGCCGGGACAGCCGCCGCAGAAGTCCTAGTTGGTGGACGTGGCAATGATGTGTTATCCAGTGGCGGTGGTTTTGACAATATCTCTGGGGATTTAGGGGATGATATTATTATTTTAAATAACGTCGGGTTTAATCGGATCAGCGGCGGTTCAGGCAGCGATGTGCTGCGGATTGATAGCACTGAAGATATCAAGTTAGATTTCAGTCCATTTCCCATTCCTTCTATCCGGGGAATTGAACAAATTGACCTGACCAGTGCGGGCAATCATACCATAAAAATCAGCGGGGCGAATCTTAAGACAATTCCTGATAAAGACCAGCCGTTAGTAGTGTTAGCAAATCCCCCGATTGTGAATGAACTTGGGGAGGTGACGAGTGAGGGAGATGTGGTGGAGTTGCCAGACTTTTTATCTGCTGGAACCGAGGGAGGTTTAAATAAGTTTATTTTTGAAGATGAGACGAAAGTGGTATTAGTCACCCCAGGGGTGACGGTGAATTTTGGCGGCTTCAACGTCGAGGGCAGCGATGAAAATGATTTACTGACAGGGACGGCGAAAGGCGATCGCCTGTTAGGTAAAGGAGGCAATGATGTGCTGATTGGTGGTGGGGGTCAAGATGACTTGCAGGGGGGTCCGGGGGATGATGTCTTAGTAGTCAGCGATATTCTGTTCAAAAATGCCAGTGGCGGCATTGGTAAAGACATCCTGCGGATTTCTGGGGCGAACGTTAATCTCGACCTGCGAGCGTTCCCGCAGCCGCCCATTTCTCAAATCTCGCAAATTGACCTGACGGGGTTTGGCAACAATACTCTAACTCTGGACACAGAAGACCTGACCCAAATCACCGAAGATGGCATCCTCACAGTAGTTGGCAACGAGGGAGATACGGTGGCGGTGATCGGATTTGTGCCCCTAGGAACGGAAAACGGCTTAAACAAGTTTGGTCAGGCTGGACTAGAGAACATTGCCACCTTATTGGTAGATCCAGCGGTGACGGTGACAGTTTTACCCCTGTAGGTTTACCCCAGAGTGGCTGTTCGGGCGGAAAGCTGTCTCGCCCCTACAAACTGTTCGCCCCTACAGAGGGATTTTTCAGGGCAGAAGACGGCAGGAGATTAGCTTTGGGCAAAGCGATTTCTACCGTCGTCCCCTGACCGACTCCTTTACTGTTCAGCATAATAGTGCCGCCCATCAGTTCGATTAAATTGCGGGCGATCGCCAACCCCAAACCCGTGCCCCCATGCCGCCGAGTGGTGGAACCATCCACCATCACAAAGGGTTGAAATAACTTTTGTTGTTGCTCCAAAGCAATACCGATGCCGGTATCTTTTAAAGTAATCACCACATCTGTCGCCCCTTTGCCACTGCCATCCAGGGTTTCCGTGGTGGTGGAAACGCGGTTCATTACTTCCGTATAACTGGATTCCAGACGAGTGCTGATGGTAATACTCCCGGTGTCGGTGAACTTAATGCAATTATTCATTAAATTTAATAACACCTGCTTCAGCTTGCTCGGATCGGCTTCCACCACCAGAGGTTCTGGGTATTCTTGGACGGATAAATGCAGTCCCTTCTGGGCGATCGCATTTTCTTGGATTTCAATCACTTCTTTAATAATCCGGCTGACATCCACCGGCTCTAATGTCACCGAAAGAGTCCCCGCCTCAATTTTAGAAATATCCAGAATATCGTTAATAATATTTAGCAAATGAATCGCCGCATCATCGGCTCGCTGTAAAAACTCCACCTCTTCCTCCCGGTCATCACAGCAGTCATCCCGCACCAAGCGAATGCAGCCAATAATCGCATTCAAAGGCGTTCTTAGTTCATGGGAAATGGTGGCCAAAAACTCATTTTTTAGCTGGTTCGCTACTTTTGCTTCTTGCCATGCGCTTTCCAGTTCTGTCGCCCAAGCTTTCAGGCGCTCGACCATCGTATCAAGGGCATCAGCTAATTGTTGAAATTCAGTGATTTTGAGTTTAATTGGGCCAGTGTCACCTTCGGTTTGGCGGCGATGTACGTTTAAGGCATAAGCTTGCAACTGTTCAATGGGACGGGCTAACTCCAAAGTTAAGTACCAAGTGACTACCAAGTTGGCAGCTATGAGGCTAAAAATCAAGGTAAATAAGACCTTCTGAATTTCTTTGAGACCGGCTAGAGCATTGTCGAGTCGAGTCACCGCTAAGATAATCCACCTTTTGTCTGGAGATACAGGAGAGGCGATCGCGGTATATCCGGAAATCAACTCGATGCCTGGGGCTTCAAAGTCAAATAAATGGACAAAATCCTGTTTACCGCTGATCGCGTTTCTGACAATACTTCTGAGGCGATCGGCGTCTGCTTCCTCCGCAATATTCGTCCCAGCGCGATCGGGGCTCAAATGTTCCACAATTGTGCCATTT encodes:
- a CDS encoding ATP-binding protein, giving the protein MFKPGRSSFRRILLTRILLLSIPVLLMGEYTTYRKARSALLETARQNLTESAIRKGQSIETSVKALEASLLTATEATVLQSEETAAIAQYLQTLDERLPTKVQCTQLTDIATNRIIASTCGSAPIYRQLPLDKWQNPSPDSSLVDVSLQLSENQPSSSEERQRNMRMVFSAPVFPGNVVSGGNIRYALSLLSTLEQETVGKRGSLTGQTVVIDVFDTTYQQENGTIVEHLSPDRAGTNIAEEADADRLRSIVRNAISGKQDFVHLFDFEAPGIELISGYTAIASPVSPDKRWIILAVTRLDNALAGLKEIQKVLFTLIFSLIAANLVVTWYLTLELARPIEQLQAYALNVHRRQTEGDTGPIKLKITEFQQLADALDTMVERLKAWATELESAWQEAKVANQLKNEFLATISHELRTPLNAIIGCIRLVRDDCCDDREEEVEFLQRADDAAIHLLNIINDILDISKIEAGTLSVTLEPVDVSRIIKEVIEIQENAIAQKGLHLSVQEYPEPLVVEADPSKLKQVLLNLMNNCIKFTDTGSITISTRLESSYTEVMNRVSTTTETLDGSGKGATDVVITLKDTGIGIALEQQQKLFQPFVMVDGSTTRRHGGTGLGLAIARNLIELMGGTIMLNSKGVGQGTTVEIALPKANLLPSSALKNPSVGANSL